The following is a genomic window from Candidatus Hydrogenedentota bacterium.
GAAAAGACGCGCCCACTTCGCCGCATCGAATCGCTGCGTCTTGAACTTTGGAATGAAGTCCTTGTATCCGAATTCCGATTGGGGACCGTAGGTTTTGACATGATGCCTGTATTCGAGCGAATTCTTCCGGTACATGTTGCGGGGATACCATTCGTTACCGAAGGCCGGCACGGAGTAGACGCCCCAATGGATAAAAATCCCAAATTTGGCGTCCTTGTACCATTCCGGAACCTTGTACTGTTTCAGGCTGTCCCAATTCGCTTCGTATCGCATGGCTTTCTCCTCCTGCGCGAGTACCGACAGACTAATACATGCGCCCGCCACGATGATCGTCATGAATCGCATGGTGTGTTCTCCCTCTCGGTTGCACACGCCATGCTGGGCCATTTTACGCCACGAAGTCAATCCGCTTTTTTTGCGCGCCTTGCTCCGTTGCGGCGAATCTGATACACCATTTCCAGCAGCGGGAGGACTTGCGATGTCCACGATCATCGAAATCGGCCTCGCCGTGGGCGCATTGACCTTGCAGACGCTCGACGGTCATGAACTCATCATGCAAAATTACGCTTCGCGGCTTGGAACGGCGGTGGTTTTCCTGTCCAGCCGCGCGCCCGCGACGCAAGCAGCCGCGGGCATCATCTCCGACATGGCGGAAAAATATCGCCGGAAGGGTGTTCTGTTCGTGGGCGTGTTCTCGAATGCCGGCGAGACGCGCGACGAGATACGCGCTTTCTGCCAGGGGCGATCCCTGATTTTCCCCGTGTATCGCGATGTGGAAGGCCGCGCGGCGAAACGACTGGGCGCGCGCGTCACGCCTGAAGTCTTCCTGATAGACAAAGAGGGCGTCCTCGTCTATCGCGGCGGATTCGGCGATGCGAAAGCCGTTCAGGAAATCGAGAACCGGGTTATGCAGATGTCGAAAGACCAGGATGTCCAGCGCGGCGAATCTCCCGCCACCGGCACGCCGATTGGCGAAACGGGAAGCATGGGCGAAACCGCGCCCCCCGGCGAACCGGTCGCGTTCTCATCGGAAGTCATTTTCGAGAAGCAACCATGGGCGCCGGACCACCATTGCTCGACGATTGCCGAAGCGTTCAACGGCGATCTGCTCTGTGTATGGTTCGGCGGCAGTTTCGAGTCCGGCGACGATCAAGCGCTTTTTATCGCGCGCCGCACGAAGGGCGGGCGGATGTGGTCCGCGCCCGACCGTTTCGTCACAGGCCAACCGTTTCATCCGCCGGGCAACGCCGTCGTGTTCCGCGTGTCCGCCAACCGTATCGGCATCCTGTACGACCGCATGGACGAGGAACGGCCCATCCGCAGCGGCATGTGGGGCAAGGGCACGCTCATGTTCCGGTACTCGGAAGACAACGGCGCCACCTGGAGCAACGATCGCGAATTGACGGATATCCCCGGCGGGATACGCAACCCGCCGATTCTCCTGCGGAACGGCGACCTGCTCGTGCCCATCAGCGGCGCGCAGCCCGGCTTCATCACCACACGGGACGGCGGCGACACATGGACCGTGCGCGGATATATCCCGACCGGGAATTTTCGCGCGGGGCAACCGTCCGTCATTCAGCGGGCGGATGGATCGCTCTTTGCCGTACTGCGAAACGCCCCGTACATTCTTCAAAGCGAGTCCGCCGACAACGGCTCGACGTGGACGGAAGCCGTCCCCATGACATTGCGGTGTCCGCATGCCGGCATTTCGATGTGCCGGTTCGACAACGGCCACCTCGCGCTCGTCTTCAACGACAGTTCGATAAAACGCACACCGCTGTCCGTCGCGCTTTCCGAAGACGAAGGCCGCACATGGCGTCCGCCGGTCGCCCTTGAATCGAATCCCGGCGAGTATTCCTATCCGTGCGTCATGCAGTCGTCGGATGGACATATCCACGTGACGTACAGTTTCCTGCGAAAAACCATCAAACACGTCGAGTTCAACGAACATTGGATTCACCTGCTTTCGCCGGAACCTGCCGGGAAAAAGTGAAACCGGACAAGAAGGGCGTGTATTCAATGGACATAAACGCCGCCGCAGGCCGTTGTGCTGAATTTGATTGGGAGTGGCGGTGAATGGCTGAAATGGAGAAGGCAATGAAACGGAAGAAAGCAATTGTCGTGTCGGCGTTGTGCATCCTGGTCTTTATTGGGGCGGCGATTGGCCATGTGTATTTCCGGCAGATCCGCTGGCCCGCGCGACACATGGAAGCGGCGTCGAAGGCCATTCCGCGTCCGGCCGTCATTG
Proteins encoded in this region:
- a CDS encoding exo-alpha-sialidase; translation: MSTIIEIGLAVGALTLQTLDGHELIMQNYASRLGTAVVFLSSRAPATQAAAGIISDMAEKYRRKGVLFVGVFSNAGETRDEIRAFCQGRSLIFPVYRDVEGRAAKRLGARVTPEVFLIDKEGVLVYRGGFGDAKAVQEIENRVMQMSKDQDVQRGESPATGTPIGETGSMGETAPPGEPVAFSSEVIFEKQPWAPDHHCSTIAEAFNGDLLCVWFGGSFESGDDQALFIARRTKGGRMWSAPDRFVTGQPFHPPGNAVVFRVSANRIGILYDRMDEERPIRSGMWGKGTLMFRYSEDNGATWSNDRELTDIPGGIRNPPILLRNGDLLVPISGAQPGFITTRDGGDTWTVRGYIPTGNFRAGQPSVIQRADGSLFAVLRNAPYILQSESADNGSTWTEAVPMTLRCPHAGISMCRFDNGHLALVFNDSSIKRTPLSVALSEDEGRTWRPPVALESNPGEYSYPCVMQSSDGHIHVTYSFLRKTIKHVEFNEHWIHLLSPEPAGKK